Proteins from a genomic interval of Sugiyamaella lignohabitans strain CBS 10342 chromosome C, complete sequence:
- the RAX1 gene encoding Rax1p (Protein involved in bud site selection during bipolar budding; localization requires Rax2p; has similarity to members of the insulin-related peptide superfamily; GO_component: GO:0005935 - cellular bud neck [Evidence IEA]; GO_component: GO:0005935 - cellular bud neck [Evidence IDA] [PMID 14980713]; GO_component: GO:0005935 - cellular bud neck [Evidence IDA] [PMID 15356260]; GO_component: GO:0005934 - cellular bud tip [Evidence IEA]; GO_component: GO:0016021 - integral component of membrane [Evidence IEA]; GO_component: GO:0016021 - integral component of membrane [Evidence ISM] [PMID 12192589]; GO_component: GO:0016021 - integral component of membrane [Evidence ISS] [PMID 15356260]; GO_component: GO:0016020 - membrane [Evidence IEA]; GO_component: GO:0005886 - plasma membrane [Evidence IEA,IEA]; GO_function: GO:0003674 - molecular_function [Evidence ND]; GO_process: GO:0007049 - cell cycle [Evidence IEA]; GO_process: GO:0051301 - cell division [Evidence IEA]; GO_process: GO:0000282 - cellular bud site selection [Evidence IGI] [PMID 11110666]; GO_process: GO:0038032 - termination of G-protein coupled receptor signaling pathway [Evidence IEA]) yields the protein MREQYRGVDYLDFWLDVIHHLSLCRHYVRGLRQSIMASSEIDGSSRASSVLLDTLIQDGVLDDTDSHRLSAFLRGEDPANNGTLYRLSALLDAMNSKEQGIADLHAPASRTDNFISRVNANANANANANINSNSNTRRTPSGNVITKSLPHNDGELSDDEYDENGMEREKLYSRNEPIAPGPSSGFRGVPDDAYDEESFYSFKNQSGSPVVASPTGAYAPRAGTPQARNSTNTNPFRNSRVSTSSSARYNALNNSSPNSAARSSPSRGQVPGFSANVTNAPTSNLSHFASPPNIHNSSGQGSRASAAETIERLFPRRAGDITDGTNYVTRQDIRQSSHRILVTYFMPGAEKEIVMPDRILKAAKHAIEVEGRDDPEVFDEAREYAFQAMEREAFPSFLAARALGNLTPTGSLIRLIVGLVALFAAFWIAFVFILLDWKPKVTRLWLILPAAVAAYGIFSSLYNLDPLMALAGFSEASARSVVRIKEPYVRQLLTKRSLYVLCVLIIVTACFVLIFALVPGHRL from the coding sequence ATGCGAGAGCAATACAGAGGAGTAGACTATCTCGATTTCTGGCTCGATGTCATTCACCATTTGTCGCTATGTAGACACTACGTGCGAGGTCTTCGTCAGAGTATTATGGCCAGTTCTGAAATCGATGGGTCTAGTAGAGCCTCATCGGTTCTGCTGGATACTTTGATTCAAGACGGAGTACTAGATGATACGGACTCGCATCGACTGTCAGCGTTTTTACGGGGTGAAGACCCTGCCAACAACGGCACATTATATCGGTTATCAGCACTGCTAGATGCCATGAATTCAAAAGAACAGGGAATTGCAGATTTACATGCCCCTGCTTCTCGTACTGATAATTTCATTTCCAGAGTCAATGCCAACgccaatgccaatgctAATGCTAATATCAATTCTAACTCTAATACTCGACGTACCCCCAGTGGCAATGTCATTACAAAATCACTGCCACATAATGACGGCGAACTGAGTGATGACGAGTACGATGAAAATGGTATGGAGCGTGAGAAGTTGTATTCCCGCAACGAACCTATTGCACCAGGTCCATCATCTGGATTCAGAGGGGTGCCAGATGATGCatatgatgaagaatcGTTTTATTCGTTTAAAAACCAATCGGGGTCTCCAGTAGTAGCATCTCCTACAGGAGCATACGCGCCAAGAGCAGGAACTCCCCAGGCTCGCAACTCGACCAACACTAATCCATTCCGTAATTCTCGAGTCTCCACTTCATCCTCAGCACGATACAATGCATTAAATAATAGCTCGCCCAACTCGGCAGCACGATCCTCGCCATCTCGTGGCCAAGTGCCTGGATTCAGCGCTAATGTCACCAACGCACCCACCTCGAACCTGTCACATTTTGCTTCACCACCTAATATTCATAATAGCAGTGGCCAGGGATCCAGGGCTTCTGCTGCCGAGACTATTGAAAGACTGTTCCCACGACGGGCTGGTGATATCACCGACGGAACAAACTATGTGACCCGTCAAGATATCCGACAGTCGTCGCATCGCATTCTCGTCACGTATTTCATGCCAGGAGCAGAAAAGGAGATTGTCATGCCCGACCGCATCCTCAAAGCCGCTAAACATGCCATTGAAGTCGAAGGTCGAGACGACCCTGAAGTGTTTGATGAAGCTAGAGAGTACGCATTCCAAGCCATGGAGCGCGAGGCCTTCCCAAGTTTTCTGGCCGCTCGAGCCCTTGGTAACCTGACCCCTACCGGGTCACTCATACGGCTCATAGTGGGTCTGGTGGCTCTTTTTGCTGCATTTTGGATCGCATTTGTGTTCATTCTGCTCGACTGGAAGCCCAAAGTCACCCGACTATGGCTCATTCTGCCTGCTGCCGTGGCGGCCTACGGCATCTTCTCCTCGCTATACAACCTCGACCCGCTCATGGCTCTGGCCGGGTTCAGCGAGGCCTCTGCCCGGTCCGTGGTTCGCATCAAAGAGCCCTACGTGCGCCAGCTGCTCACCAAACGGTCTCTCTACGTCCTGTGCGTGctcatcatcgtcaccGCCTGTTTTGTACTAATCTTCGCGCTCGTCCCGGGCCACCGTCTCTAA
- the ell1 gene encoding RNA polymerase II transcription elongation factor SpELL — translation MGKYRGGPRASGGWGSAPDPGCSCFAGVLPGPSTKRLERSERSNQGLGRSPSRRRQTSPPPDPAELTVPQELRVGDQSFGATSIPEASYVDLFRRGGGEGYQHVGKVTHRVTVRRSNNDSAMTSKLRSQNDVLQKEKESHRAILLSGVGSDVKSMKRPNSAAGIRRPMGAGAGSGSSSGLGNSPALTGTSAAKAAAAAVTGSNGPNGSRSLPGSPSSFGTGSASPNFSAYNPSSSSSSSSSLSASSTSATSLSSSASASASSSSSSASKSLASMTTSKKPLSSMSLLSGTMRVLHLLALGPNTVSAISSRTHLPLAEVEAILHEHGKESGGSGANTQYCLADNRYKDLRVWEWKHYSTVERSRIIASSIEAFDRLHYPPDHSARRNIIDPKLRPPKPGSDASAATSTSSTTTGTTSTNTTGTGGSGNSGSNGSASTGSSSSVPNGRASTPISSSSSSSSLNAVANGSPIVYGDPEKNPSSTSTAKKIVGAILKSNGKGTKKLVSSGASTPRAATSSPSPTRNNNHNSTTSSTSSSKKIKSAEYVRDSDEESADYEVITGTGTSFNSAHNTPRSGTPVNNVSTPRPTSSPSLKVAAMHHANTSSPGTITNGTTSSNGAPVKRKAAASGISSSSSSDAKVRKVARSSTPTTSKLQQPASEGDLFELARKFRDTYSEYAKLYSVLSARGKRPKSDIQRLLSMHRDLESWKQLLWASSPKMKKTSI, via the coding sequence ATGGGTAAGTACCGCGGTGGCCcgcgtgcctccggcggctggggctccgccccagaccctggttgctcctgctttgcaggAGTTTTGCCGGgcccgtcgacgaaacgactcgagcgcagcgagaggagcaaccagggtctggggcggagccccagccgccggaggcagacctcccctccccctgacCCCGCAGAACTAACAGTACCCCAGGAATTGAGAGTCGGTGACCAGTCTTTTGGTGCCACCAGTATCCCGGAAGCATCGTATGTGGACCTGTTCCGGAGAGGAGGTGGTGAAGGGTACCAGCATGTGGGGAAGGTGACGCATCGGGTGACGGTGCGACGGTCAAATAATGATAGTGCTATGACGTCTAAACTGCGGAGCCAGAATGACGTTTTgcagaaggagaaggagtCGCATCGCGCGATCTTGCTCAGTGGAGTCGGGTCCGATGTCAAGTCGATGAAACGGCCAAATTCGGCAGCCGGTATTCGTCGTCCTATGGGCGCTGGAGCTGGTTCGGGGTCGAGCTCGGGTCTGGGTAATAGTCCAGCTTTGACTGGCACTTCGGCTGCTAaagctgccgctgctgctgtcaccGGTTCAAATGGACCGAACGGTTCACGCAGTTTACCAGGATCACCCTCTTCGTTTGGCACGGGCTCGGCGTCTCCTAATTTCTCTGCATACAACccgtcttcttcgtcttcttcttcttcttcattgtcTGCTTCGTCGACCTCTGCGACGTCGTTGTCGTCTTCTGCATCTGCATctgcatcttcttcgtcatcgtctGCGTCCAAATCTTTGGCCAGTATGACCACGTCCAAAAAACCGCTCTCGTCCATGTCGCTGTTGTCGGGGACCATGAGAGTGCTCCATCTGCTTGCTCTCGGTCCAAATACCGTATCAGCTATCTCGTCACGAACTCATTTGCCGCTGGCTGAAGTAGAAGCTATTCTTCACGAACATGGTAAAGAATCGGGcggttctggtgctaatACTCAGTACTGTCTGGCTGATAACAGGTATAAAGACCTTCGAGTATGGGAATGGAAACATTACAGCACTGTTGAGCGATCCAGAATTATTGCTAGTTCTATCGAGGCCTTTGATAGATTACACTATCCACCTGATCACTCGGCCAGACGGAATATCATAGACCCCAAACTGCGACCTCCTAAACCCGGTTCTgatgcttctgctgccaccagcaccagctctACAACCACTGGTACTACAAGTACTAatactactggtactggtggttcAGGTAACTCGGGCTCAAATGGATCTGCTAGCACTGGCAGTTCTAGTTCTGTGCCTAATGGTCGAGCATCCACTCCTATTTCCAGTTCCTCCTCGTCCAGCAGTCTGAATGCTGTTGCTAATGGTAGTCCTATAGTTTATGGCGACCCTGAAAAGAACCCATCCAGCACATCTACTGCTAAAAAAATAGTAGGTGCTATACTGAAAAGCAACGGTAAAGGGACCAAGAAACTTGTTTCATCTGGAGCAAGCACACCACGAGCAGCAACCTCGTCTCCATCTCCCACTCGAAACAATAACCacaacagcaccacctcGAGCACCTCATCGAGCAAGAAAATTAAATCTGCCGAATATGTTCGAGACTCTGACGAGGAGTCTGCAGACTATGAAGTTATAACTGGTACTGGCACCTCGTTTAACAGCGCTCATAATACACCTAGGTCTGGAACTCCTGTGAATAACGTTTCAACACCCCGACCCACTTCATCACCCAGTCTAAAAGTAGCAGCGATGCACCACGCGAACACCAGCAGTCCTGGAACTATTACAAATGGAACAACGAGTTCTAATGGCGCGCCTGTTAAACGCAAGGCCGCAGCCTCTGGAATCTCGtcgtcctcttcttccGATGCCAAAGTTCGCAAAGTCGCTCGTTCGTCCACACCCACCACATCCAagctgcagcagccagcTTCCGAGGGTGACCTTTTCGAATTGGCCCGCAAGTTCAGAGACACTTACTCCGAGTACGCCAAGCTCTACTCGGTGCTGTCCGCACGCGGCAAGCGACCCAAGTCCGACATCCAGCGTCTGCTGTCCATGCACCGCGATCTCGAGTCCTGGAAACAGCTCCTGTGGGCGAGCTCCCccaaaatgaaaaaaactTCTATCTAA
- a CDS encoding short-chain dehydrogenase/reductase (Putative short-chain dehydrogenase/reductase; YDL114W is not an essential gene; GO_component: GO:0016021 - integral component of membrane [Evidence ISM] [PMID 12192589]; GO_function: GO:0003674 - molecular_function [Evidence ND]; GO_function: GO:0016491 - oxidoreductase activity [Evidence IEA,IEA]; GO_process: GO:0008150 - biological_process [Evidence ND]; GO_process: GO:0008152 - metabolic process [Evidence IEA]; GO_process: GO:0055114 - oxidation-reduction process [Evidence IEA]), which yields MATVNDFLPLIRRTALNPVLTGALLGLRSLSPEQLNNLIAKVPKFLVPLIEKITSANSKLGVVLKVLFAWGALRIVNGWLNSRVLNNGVSDNTYDWSREIVVLTGGSNGIGLAMANEFAATKNPKVIILDREPAKVLPPNTYFYQADITDADAVYAVADKIRADHGSPTVLINNAGIGAGQPILSITEANVRKTYDVNVLAHYWTTKAFVPDMVKNNHGHIVTIASIASFISPQLMSPYSGSKAAALAHHEALATELRTIYNAPKVRTTSVHPSWVRTRLIDGLQNMNNFVCRELTPSDIATAVVNQVYSTRGAQLILPDAVFPISLLRSYPNWLQERIRCGGRGVKYEVPVQRV from the coding sequence ATGGCTACTGTCAATGATTTCCTCCCTCTCATCCGACGCACCGCGCTCAATCCCGTGCTGACTGGTGCACTTCTAGGACTTCGGTCGTTGTCTCCAGAACAACTGAACAACCTTATTGCCAAGGTCCCGAAATTCCTGGTGCCATTGATTGAAAAGATCACCTCTGCCAATTCCAAGCTCGGTGTAGTGTTAAAAGTGCTTTTTGCATGGGGTGCTCTTCGTATTGTCAATGGCTGGCTCAACAGTCGAGTTCTTAACAATGGCGTTTCTGATAACACATACGATTGGTCACGAGAAATCGTGGTTCTTACCGGAGGATCTAACGGTATTGGTCTTGCCATGGCCAACGAGTTTGCTGCCACCAAGAACCCCAAAGTGATTATTTTGGACCGTGAGCCCGCTAAAGTGCTGCCTCCTAATACCTATTTCTACCAAGCCGATATCACCGATGCTGACGCTGTATACGCAGTAGCTGATAAGATCCGTGCTGACCATGGATCTCCCACTGTGCTTATTAACAATGCCGGTATTGGAGCCGGCCAGCCTATTTTGAGCATAACCGAAGCCAATGTCCGCAAGACATACGATGTCAATGTTCTTGCTCATTACTGGACTACCAAAGCGTTTGTTCCCGACATGGTCAAGAACAACCACGGTCACATCGTGACCATTGCCAGTATTGCAAGTTTCATTTCGCCCCAACTTATGAGTCCCTATAGCGGATccaaagcagcagctctaGCCCACCACGAGGCACTTGCGACCGAACTCCGCACAATCTACAACGCACCCAAAGTGCGAACCACCAGTGTCCACCCCAGCTGGGTGCGAACCCGACTCATTGACGGGCTCCAAAACATGAACAATTTCGTGTGCCGCGAGCTCACCCCCAGCGATATCGCCACCGCCGTCGTCAACCAAGTATACTCGACCCGCGGCGCCCAACTCATTCTCCCCGACGCCGTGTTCCCCATCTCGCTCCTGCGATCCTACCCCAACTGGCTCCAAGAACGCATCCGGTGCGGTGGCAGAGGGGTCAAGTATGAAGTTCCTGTCCAACGGGTTTAA
- the SLN1 gene encoding Sln1p (Histidine kinase osmosensor that regulates a MAP kinase cascade; transmembrane protein with an intracellular kinase domain that signals to Ypd1p and Ssk1p, thereby forming a phosphorelay system similar to bacterial two-component regulators; GO_component: GO:0016021 - integral component of membrane [Evidence IEA]; GO_component: GO:0005887 - integral component of plasma membrane [Evidence IDA] [PMID 10198019]; GO_component: GO:0016020 - membrane [Evidence IEA,IEA]; GO_component: GO:0005886 - plasma membrane [Evidence IEA,IEA]; GO_component: GO:0005886 - plasma membrane [Evidence IDA] [PMID 14665464]; GO_component: GO:0005886 - plasma membrane [Evidence ISS] [PMID 8808622]; GO_function: GO:0005524 - ATP binding [Evidence IEA,IEA]; GO_function: GO:0009927 - histidine phosphotransfer kinase activity [Evidence IDA,IMP] [PMID 12455952]; GO_function: GO:0016301 - kinase activity [Evidence IEA]; GO_function: GO:0046872 - metal ion binding [Evidence IEA]; GO_function: GO:0000166 - nucleotide binding [Evidence IEA]; GO_function: GO:0005034 - osmosensor activity [Evidence IDA] [PMID 12821642]; GO_function: GO:0000156 - phosphorelay response regulator activity [Evidence IEA]; GO_function: GO:0000155 - phosphorelay sensor kinase activity [Evidence IEA]; GO_function: GO:0004673 - protein histidine kinase activity [Evidence IEA]; GO_function: GO:0004673 - protein histidine kinase activity [Evidence IDA] [PMID 8808622]; GO_function: GO:0004871 - signal transducer activity [Evidence IEA]; GO_function: GO:0016740 - transferase activity [Evidence IEA]; GO_function: GO:0016772 - transferase activity, transferring phosphorus-containing groups [Evidence IEA]; GO_process: GO:0035556 - intracellular signal transduction [Evidence IEA]; GO_process: GO:0006469 - negative regulation of protein kinase activity [Evidence IGI,IMP] [PMID 9482735]; GO_process: GO:0007234 - osmosensory signaling via phosphorelay pathway [Evidence IDA] [PMID 8808622]; GO_process: GO:0018106 - peptidyl-histidine phosphorylation [Evidence IDA] [PMID 8808622]; GO_process: GO:0000160 - phosphorelay signal transduction system [Evidence IEA,IEA]; GO_process: GO:0016310 - phosphorylation [Evidence IEA,IEA]; GO_process: GO:0046777 - protein autophosphorylation [Evidence IDA] [PMID 8808622]; GO_process: GO:0007165 - signal transduction [Evidence IEA]; GO_process: GO:0023014 - signal transduction by phosphorylation [Evidence IEA]), which translates to MKVINDTTGLSSQGRMVLAGAVDVANLSTINDYNQWRYLLPPTNPTKEELAEGVFEKLYRFRQYPVLEEALNSNASGVQINTKTPLRDDLAVGYAQANLEFTTWAIAIEEPHSNIYAETTKFRNIVIASAVGIAGFMVLLTIPVAHFAVKPIYRLRMATEQTMLRFLDDKRDPGAVDEDDEGINRGPDGGGSGSGGGAVDTTAGVIGARGDSGPDGPTESGTDHGISGSGSGSGSGSGSATGSDGAISGTSNGDDSTTLIKEAGSKESSSSMTIISEKPPMPLKQTTIKPQLVHNKSNFRVPMKVRESQRFFRDELTDLTETYNRMVDELVKQYFHLEDRVRDRTRESEAAKIQAESANEAKSLFIANITHELRTPLNGILGMTAVSLTETDPSKMRRSLKVIFKSGEVLLELLTDLLTFSKNQVGNITLDEKEFTISDIISHLRTIYDPQAVEKNINLSYSVTPSNVSSMLLYGDFSRILQVLMNLLSNGLKFTKPSGEVKLRVKLVGDEQRTTFSPPQAPMPIVPAPAISPPPLDQITTVNASSINRPSMEGAGVSQPHSDHNSSSQSPQPASKLFIRTHRSRMFQSNGGGSGGVSPVDPNNKGFASLDRTASTGGGIGGSSGSNGLIPPTRTLSNIDRAIQEGSARESMESRKPNSVLSAGGSRRGSVRTRPMATSLSNANGGLLISTVNNSPVIFEFEVEDTGPGIEQSFQNQVFEPFIQGDQALSRKFGGTGLGLSICRQLTDVLGGTITLRSEVGTGSTFTLRVPLQTRVNNMIPASHSFDLAPSLSRVSVATGDSIRSAPSINRTRDSSFSNPSNPVPPATTVTSPVTTTTVTANANALQPPTLITKDLNRSLAVPRTGSMNSKEKTPSTPTGQGYFLPRPRARSGGEVADASAGTVTSMAPPPPPPALTLPDNSGEMLTATSLRVLVAEDNLINQEIMKRILRLEGIKDIECVLDGEQVVSKVEDAIKSGIHYDIVFMDVQMPKMDGIEATKIIRGTLGYPYTIIALTAYADDRTRETCLSAGMNSLLTKPIMRLELHNALSTYCPGILLHEPVFTKPLDSPN; encoded by the coding sequence ATGAAAGTCATTAACGATACCACTGGTCTGTCCAGTCAGGGTCGTATGGTGCTTGCTGGGGCTGTGGATGTGGCTAATTTATCCACTATAAACGACTATAACCAGTGGAGATACCTGCTTCCACCAACTAACCCtaccaaagaagaactcGCAGAAGGTGTTTTTGAAAAGCTTTATAGATTTCGACAGTACCCAGTACTAGAAGAAGCGCTGAACTCGAATGCTAGTGGCGTTCAGATTAACACAAAGACACCACTGCGAGACGATTTAGCAGTGGGATATGCTCAAGCAAACCTCGAATTTACGACATGGGCCATTGCTATTGAGGAACCACATAGCAATATCTACGCGGAGACGACGAAATTCCGGAATATTGTCATTGCATCTGCTGTGGGGATTGCTGGGTTCATGGTACTTCTCACTATTCCCGTGGCTCATTTTGCAGTCAAGCCCATTTACAGACTGCGAATGGCTACTGAACAGACAATGCTCAGGTTTCTCGACGATAAAAGGGATCCTGGTGCTgtcgacgaagatgatgagggTATTAATAGAGGGCCCGATGGAGGTGGAAGTGGtagtggaggtggtgctgtGGATACGACGGCCGGTGTAATTGGTGCTAGAGGAGACAGTGGTCCAGATGGGCCAACAGAATCTGGTACTGATCATGGAATCAGTGGAAGTGGAAGTGGCAGTGGTAGCGGTAGCGGTAGTGCTACTGGTAGCGATGGTGCTATCAGTGGTACCAGCAACGGTGACGACAGTACTACACTGATAAAAGAAGCCGGAAGTAAAgaaagcagcagtagcatgACTATCATTTCAGAAAAGCCGCCAATGCCGCTTAAGCAAACAACCATCAAACCACAGCTTGTACACAACAAGTCGAATTTCCGAGTGCCTATGAAAGTGCGTGAATCACAGCGCTTTTTCAGAGACGAACTTACAGACTTGACAGAAACATACAACCGAATGGTCGATGAGCTTGTTAAACAGTATTTCCACCTTGAAGATCGAGTGAGGGATAGAACTCGAGAATCAGAAGCCGCCAAGATCCAGGCAGAATCAGCCAACGAGGCTAaatcattatttattgcaaACATTACACATGAACTGAGAACTCCATTAAATGGTATTCTAGGTATGACGGCTGTGTCGCTAACCGAGACAGACCCTTCAAAGATGAGAAGATCGCTCAAAGTTATTTTCAAGTCTGGCGAGGTTCTTTTAGAATTGTTGACGGATTTGTTGACATTCTCTAAAAACCAAGTCGGCAACATCACATTGGATGAAAAGGAATTCACCATTAGTGATATCATTTCGCATTTACGAACTATTTATGACCCACAGGCCGTGGAGAAGAATATTAATCTTTCTTACTCGGTGACACCTTCAAATGTGTCCAGCATGCTGTTATATGGCGACTTTAGCCGAATATTGCAGGTATTGATGAATCTTCTCTCGAACGGATTGAAATTTACTAAACCTAGCGGCGAGGTCAAACTTCGGGTCAAACTGGTTGGAGATGAACAGAGAACAACGTTTTCACCTCCACAGGCACCAATGCCAATTGtcccagcaccagcaattTCGCCACCACCTTTAGATCAAATTACGACCGTCAACGCTAGTAGCATCAACCGACCTAGCATGGAGGGAGCAGGGGTTTCACAGCCCCATTCGGACCACAATTCGAGCTCGCAATCACCGCAACCAGCATCCAAGTTGTTTATTCGTACTCATCGGAGTCGGATGTTTCAATCTAATGGCGGCGGTTCGGGAGGTGTCTCACCAGTAGATCCCAATAACAAGGGATTTGCATCTCTTGATCGAACTGCCAGTACTGGGGGTGGTATTGGAGGCAGTAGTGGATCGAACGGATTAATCCCACCGACTAGAACATTGTCTAATATTGACCGAGCTATTCAAGAAGGAAGTGCTCGCGAAAGCATGGAATCTCGTAAACCAAACTCAGTGTTGAGTGCAGGAGGATCGAGACGAGGTTCAGTTCGAACAAGACCCATGGCTACATCTTTGTCGAATGCAAATGGAGGATTGTTGATATCTACAGTTAACAATAGTCCAGTGATATTTGAATTCGAGGTCGAAGATACTGGTCCTGGTATTGAACAGTCGTTCCAGAACCAAGTGTTTGAACCGTTCATCCAAGGAGATCAAGCATTGTCAAGAAAGTTTGGCGGTACGGGACTGGGTCTTTCCATTTGTCGACAGTTGACAGATGTTCTTGGAGGAACCATCACGCTACGTTCTGAAGTTGGAACTGGGTCCACATTCACATTGAGAGTGCCGTTACAAACCCGCGTTAATAACATGATTCCTGCGAGCCACAGTTTTGACTTAGCACCCTCTTTATCACGAGTGAGTGTTGCCACAGGAGACTCGATTCGAAGTGCACCTTCAATTAACCGCACTCGAGACTCGAGTTTCTCGAATCCATCCAACCCAGTACCACCTGCCACGACCGTAACAAGTCCAGtcaccacaaccacagtCACCgccaatgccaatgctTTACAACCTCCAACACTTATCACAAAAGATCTGAATCGGAGTCTGGCTGTGCCACGAACTGGTAGCATGAACAGTAAAGAAAAGACACCCTCGACACCAACTGGACAAGGATACTTTTTACCACGACCACGAGCACGATCTGGAGGTGAGGTTGCTGATGCCAGTGCAGGTACCGTGACATcaatggcaccaccacctccgcCACCAGCCCTGACCTTACCGGACAACTCTGGTGAGATGTTAACAGCCACTTCACTAAGAGTTCTCGTGGCCGAAGACAACCTGATTAACCAAGAAATCATGAAACGGATTCTACGTCTCGAAGGAATCAAGGATATCGAGTGTGTATTAGACGGAGAGCAGGTGGTATCGAAAGTAGAGGACGCAATCAAGTCGGGAATCCACTATGATATCGTGTTTATGGACGTACAAATGCCGAAAATGGACGGCATCGAGGCCACCAAGATCATTCGAGGTACTCTCGGGTACCCCTACACGATCATCGCGCTCACAGCCTATGCTGACGACCGGACCCGCGAGACCTGTCTCAGCGCCGGCATGAACTCGCTCCTGACCAAACCCATCATGCGACTCGAGCTCCACAATGCCCTCTCGACCTACTGTCCCGGTATCCTCCTCCACGAACCGGTCTTCACCAAACCGCTCGACAGCCCCAACTga